In a single window of the Agrobacterium fabrum str. C58 genome:
- a CDS encoding flagellin: protein MASILTNNNAMAALSTLRSIASDLSTTQDRISSGLKVGSASDNAAYWSIATTMRSDNKALGAVSDALGMGAAKVDTASAGMDAAIKVVTDIKAKVVAAKEQGVDKTKVQEEVSQLLDQLKSIGTSASFNGENWLVSSANATKTVVSGFVRDAGGTVSVKTTDYALDANSMLYTEGTPGTIDANSGILNATGATTTVGAKTYTQISVLDMNVGTDDLDNALYSVETALTKMTSAGAKLGSLSARIDLQSGFADKLSDTIEKGVGRLVDADMNEESTKLKALQTQQQLAIQALSIANSDSQNILSLFR, encoded by the coding sequence ATGGCAAGCATTCTGACCAACAACAACGCAATGGCCGCTCTCTCGACCCTGCGTTCCATCGCTTCCGACCTGTCGACCACGCAGGACCGTATTTCTTCCGGCCTGAAGGTTGGCTCGGCTTCGGACAACGCTGCTTACTGGTCGATCGCGACCACCATGCGCTCCGACAACAAGGCTCTCGGCGCAGTTTCTGACGCGCTGGGCATGGGCGCTGCCAAGGTTGACACCGCTTCCGCCGGTATGGACGCCGCCATCAAGGTCGTGACCGACATCAAGGCAAAGGTCGTTGCCGCCAAGGAACAGGGCGTTGACAAGACCAAGGTTCAGGAAGAAGTTTCTCAGCTTCTCGATCAGCTGAAGTCGATCGGCACGAGCGCGTCTTTCAACGGTGAAAACTGGCTCGTTTCCAGCGCCAATGCTACCAAGACCGTTGTATCCGGCTTTGTTCGTGACGCTGGCGGCACCGTTAGCGTCAAGACGACGGACTACGCGCTGGACGCCAACTCCATGCTTTACACGGAAGGTACACCGGGCACGATCGACGCAAACTCCGGTATCCTGAACGCGACCGGTGCAACGACCACCGTCGGCGCCAAGACCTACACACAGATCTCCGTGCTCGACATGAACGTCGGCACCGACGACCTCGACAACGCTCTCTACTCCGTTGAAACCGCTCTGACGAAGATGACCAGCGCTGGCGCCAAGCTCGGTTCGCTGTCTGCACGTATCGACCTGCAGAGCGGCTTCGCCGACAAGCTGTCCGACACCATCGAAAAGGGTGTAGGCCGTCTCGTCGACGCTGACATGAACGAAGAGTCCACCAAGCTGAAGGCTCTGCAGACGCAGCAGCAGCTGGCAAT